One stretch of Mycolicibacterium fallax DNA includes these proteins:
- the culp6 gene encoding carboxylesterase Culp6 encodes MARTRNESRRKRHLILGLIAAAAVAVVIGLVVVIGVLLYGSRSTPPSPLPPEAKPTTGPSTPGAKPRPEFQSADCPDVQLLVIPGTWESSRTDDPLNPGQFPIALLLPMSRGISAQLPGERVQVYTVPYTAQFNNPLGGDKQMSYNDSRAEGTRTAAKVLTDMNERCPLTSYVLVGFSQGAVIAGDLASDIGNGRGPIAEDLVLGVTLIADGRRQVGVGQSIGPNPGGQGAEITLAEVPMLSTLGLTMSGPRDGGFGKLNDRTNQICAQGDLICDAPEGAFNIANLPNTLNTLAGGAGQPVHAMYGTPQFWVLDGLTATQWTEQWARGLIDNAPHPKHG; translated from the coding sequence ATGGCTCGCACCCGCAACGAATCCCGGCGCAAACGCCACCTGATCCTCGGCCTCATCGCCGCCGCGGCGGTGGCCGTCGTCATCGGGCTGGTCGTGGTGATCGGTGTGCTGCTCTACGGCAGCCGGTCGACCCCGCCCTCGCCGCTGCCGCCGGAGGCCAAGCCGACCACCGGGCCGAGCACCCCGGGCGCCAAGCCGCGCCCGGAGTTCCAGTCCGCGGACTGCCCGGACGTGCAGCTGCTGGTCATCCCCGGCACCTGGGAGTCCTCGCGCACCGACGACCCGCTGAACCCCGGACAGTTCCCGATCGCGCTGCTGCTGCCGATGAGCCGTGGGATCAGCGCGCAGCTGCCCGGCGAGCGGGTGCAGGTCTACACCGTCCCCTACACCGCGCAGTTCAACAATCCGCTCGGCGGGGACAAGCAGATGTCCTACAACGACAGCCGCGCCGAGGGCACCCGCACCGCCGCCAAGGTGCTGACCGACATGAACGAGCGCTGCCCGCTGACCAGCTACGTGCTGGTCGGGTTCTCCCAGGGCGCGGTGATCGCCGGCGACCTGGCCAGCGACATCGGCAACGGCCGCGGCCCGATCGCCGAAGACCTGGTGCTCGGCGTCACGCTGATCGCCGACGGCCGCAGGCAGGTCGGGGTGGGCCAGTCGATCGGCCCGAACCCGGGTGGGCAGGGCGCCGAGATCACCCTGGCCGAGGTGCCGATGCTGTCCACCCTGGGGCTGACCATGAGCGGTCCGCGCGACGGCGGCTTCGGCAAGCTCAACGACCGGACCAACCAGATCTGCGCGCAGGGCGATCTGATCTGCGACGCCCCGGAGGGCGCGTTCAACATCGCCAACCTGCCCAACACGCTGAACACCCTGGCCGGTGGCGCCGGCCAACCGGTGCACGCGATGTACGGCACCCCGCAGTTCTGGGTGCTCGACGGGCTGACCGCGACCCAGTGGACCGAACAGTGGGCGCGCGGGCTGATCGACAACGCCCCGCACCCCAAGCACGGTTAG
- the fadD32 gene encoding long-chain-fatty-acid--AMP ligase FadD32, whose amino-acid sequence MAFHNPFIIDGRIEFPRDTSIVEHVENWAELRGDELAYRFLDYSTERDGVACDLTWAQFSARNKAVAARLQQVTELGDRVAILCPQNLDYLVAFFGALYGGRIAVPLFDPSEPGHVGRLHAVIDDCKPSAILTTTEAAEGVRKFFRSRPAKERPRVIAVDAIPDEVAATWVQPPPLTEETIAYLQYTSGSTRIPTGVQITHLNLATNVLQVVEALEGEEGDRGLSWLPFFHDMGLITALLSPMIGYRFTFMTPAAFVRRPERWIREMARKPEDTGGTISVAPNFAFDHAAARGVPKDGAEPLDLSNVKAILNGSEPISAATVRRFNDAFGPFGFPAKAIKPSYGLAEATLFVSTTPSSEEPTIISVDRDELNAGRFVEVAEDSAKAVAQAGAGKVGIGEWAVIVDAESATELPDGQIGEIWISGMNMGTGYWGKPEETRDTFQNLLASRIADSHAEGNEPDATWVRTGDYGAYHNGELFITGRVKDLVIIDGRNHYPQDLEYSAQEASKALRVGYVAAFSVPANQLPDEVFADSHSGLRRDPDDSSEQLVIVGERAPGAHKMEPGPITDDIRAAIAVRHGVTVRDVLLTPAGAIPRTSSGKIGRRACRSAYLDGTLRAGKVANAFPDELD is encoded by the coding sequence ATGGCGTTTCACAACCCCTTCATCATTGACGGCCGCATCGAGTTCCCCCGGGACACCAGCATCGTCGAGCACGTCGAGAACTGGGCGGAGCTGCGCGGCGACGAACTGGCCTACCGGTTCCTGGACTACTCCACCGAGCGCGACGGCGTCGCCTGCGATCTGACCTGGGCGCAGTTCAGCGCCCGCAACAAGGCGGTCGCCGCCCGGCTGCAGCAGGTCACCGAGCTCGGTGACCGGGTGGCGATCCTGTGCCCGCAGAACCTGGACTACCTGGTGGCGTTCTTCGGCGCGCTCTACGGCGGCCGGATCGCGGTGCCGCTGTTCGACCCGTCCGAGCCCGGCCACGTCGGCCGGCTGCACGCCGTCATCGACGACTGCAAGCCGTCGGCGATCCTGACCACCACCGAGGCCGCCGAGGGCGTGCGCAAGTTCTTCCGCAGCCGCCCGGCCAAGGAACGCCCGCGCGTCATCGCCGTCGACGCCATCCCCGACGAGGTCGCGGCGACCTGGGTGCAGCCGCCGCCGCTGACCGAGGAGACCATCGCCTACCTGCAGTACACCTCGGGCTCCACCCGGATCCCGACCGGCGTGCAGATCACCCACCTGAACCTGGCCACCAACGTGCTGCAGGTCGTCGAGGCGCTGGAGGGCGAGGAGGGCGACCGCGGGCTGTCCTGGCTGCCGTTCTTCCACGACATGGGCCTGATCACCGCGCTGCTGTCGCCGATGATCGGCTACCGCTTCACCTTCATGACGCCCGCGGCGTTCGTCCGCCGCCCGGAGCGCTGGATCCGCGAGATGGCCCGCAAGCCCGAGGACACCGGCGGCACCATCTCGGTCGCGCCGAACTTCGCCTTCGACCACGCCGCCGCCCGCGGGGTGCCCAAGGACGGCGCCGAGCCGCTGGACCTGTCCAACGTCAAGGCCATCCTCAACGGCAGCGAGCCGATCTCCGCGGCCACCGTGCGCCGGTTCAACGACGCGTTCGGCCCGTTCGGCTTCCCGGCCAAGGCGATCAAGCCGTCCTACGGGCTGGCCGAGGCGACGCTGTTCGTCTCCACCACGCCGAGCTCGGAGGAGCCGACGATCATCTCGGTGGACCGCGACGAGCTCAACGCCGGCCGGTTCGTCGAGGTGGCCGAGGATTCGGCCAAGGCCGTCGCGCAGGCCGGCGCCGGCAAGGTCGGCATCGGTGAGTGGGCCGTCATCGTCGACGCCGAGTCCGCCACCGAGCTGCCCGACGGCCAGATCGGCGAGATCTGGATCAGCGGGATGAACATGGGCACCGGCTACTGGGGCAAGCCCGAGGAGACCCGGGACACCTTCCAGAACCTGCTGGCCTCCCGGATCGCCGACTCGCACGCCGAGGGCAACGAGCCGGACGCCACCTGGGTGCGCACCGGCGACTACGGCGCCTACCACAACGGCGAGCTGTTCATCACCGGCCGGGTCAAGGACCTGGTCATCATCGACGGCCGCAACCACTACCCGCAGGACCTGGAGTACTCCGCGCAGGAGGCCAGCAAGGCGCTGCGGGTCGGCTACGTCGCCGCCTTCTCGGTGCCGGCCAACCAGCTGCCCGACGAGGTCTTCGCCGACAGCCATTCGGGTTTGCGGCGCGATCCCGACGACAGCTCCGAGCAGCTGGTTATCGTCGGGGAGCGGGCCCCGGGCGCGCACAAGATGGAGCCCGGCCCGATCACCGACGACATCCGCGCCGCGATCGCGGTCCGGCACGGCGTCACCGTCCGCGACGTGCTGCTGACCCCGGCCGGCGCCATCCCGCGCACCTCCAGCGGCAAGATCGGCCGGCGCGCCTGCCGGTCGGCCTACCTGGACGGCACCCTGCGGGCGGGCAAGGTCGCCAACGCCTTCCCCGACGAACTCGACTGA